The sequence CCTTTAAAAAGAACGGAAGGCATTAATGAGACTGGTTATACTGGCTAAGTATAGGCTCCTATCGAGGGCCCGTCAAGATGCCAACGCCATCTGCCACAAGGAAACACAGCTTGGAGCCTGTCCTTAATGTCAGCATGTGTCTTGCGGAGAACAAGTACAATTGGTCCTTTATTCAGTGTCCAGGTAAGTGAGTAAGTTTTAACTGGTCAAACGTTTCAGTGGTGGCAAAAGTTAAATGCAAGGTGAGCGACTTCGTAAGATGTTAGTGATGTTTGTGTTCCCACATGGGGCAGAAAAAGAGCTTGGAAGACATGAGAAATAACATGTTTTGAGATGCAAGGAGTTGTAAGGTAAAGTAAGCTCTAGAGATTTGCTTTGTGAAGatttagctgtgtttttttccctaatccATGCATTATTCTAgtgagattttttctttcttcaaaccTTAATTgagatttttaacttttatttacttacttgcttttggggttcttaaaaagaaaagactgttCTTTCCCTGAAAGCTGAATAGCTCCTAGTAATGCTTAGGGagatgctgaaataaaatatttgacacTAAATATATAGAATTAAAATTACTCAACTGCTGCTAAAACCTCTCCTTCCTGTTTCTCCTTGTATATCTATCCCACCTGCTGTTTCTAGACCAGTCTGTCCAATATTCACGTAGTTGTTTGGAGTTCAGTTTACTGTGTGTTGCTTTAAATTTCAGGTTTCTGTACACGCTTCTCTTTGATTTCACGTATCTGTAGCAAGACTGCAAGAGCCTCTTTGGAAGTTGTGTGAAGTGGTTTCAGTCAGCCTCTCTGGAGCACAGAGGTGCTATGTGACATGCTGTATCTAAGCACAAATACtcatccttctcttttttcttcagcctgCCAGTGCAATGGGCACAGTAAGTGTGTAAATGAAAGCATCTGTGAGAAGTGTGAAAATCTGACAACTGGCAAGCACTGTGAAACTTGCTTCTCTGGCTACTACAGCGATCCTACTAACGGAGGAACATGTCAGCGT is a genomic window of Anser cygnoides isolate HZ-2024a breed goose chromosome Z, Taihu_goose_T2T_genome, whole genome shotgun sequence containing:
- the LOC125180543 gene encoding attractin-like isoform X1, whose translation is MPTPSATRKHSLEPVLNVSMCLAENKYNWSFIQCPACQCNGHSKCVNESICEKCENLTTGKHCETCFSGYYSDPTNGGTCQPKSWKVNDAKDSPALKPRRTQILQANGFLQLR
- the LOC125180543 gene encoding attractin-like isoform X2, producing MPTPSATRKHSLEPVLNVSMCLAENKYNWSFIQCPACQCNGHSKCVNESICEKCENLTTGKHCETCFSGYYSDPTNGGTCQLLASNLCNILADWQVYF